The Streptomyces sp. NBC_00454 DNA segment GTGGCGCTCGTACTCCTCGAACGGAGCCTTTCCGTCACCGACGACCTCGGCGTAGGCGAGGTTGAAGGCCTCGCGCATGACCGGGAAGCTGTCCACGATCACTCCGTCGAGATCGAAGACGATCACGCTCTTGGGGTGTTCGAACGCGAGGGTGCGGGCTGAGGGGTGCAGGGCTGTACCAGTGTTCACGGGGATCTCCCAGAAGACGGTGTGTGCGGGGTGGAGAGGAGTGCGAGGAGTACGGGCGCCGCTCAGCGGGCGGACGCGAGTTCCTGCCGGCGGGGCCGCGCGCGACGTGCCGAGGTGTAGATCCGCTCGATCACGGCGATGGTCCGGCGGGTGTCCTCGACGGCCTTGCCCCGGGATGCGGGATCGGCGAGCAGGGCCGGCAGTGCGTCGAGCTGGCGGTCGTACTCCGCCCCGATCGGCTCTTCGTCGAACGCGATCGGCGCGCTCTCGCCCGCCCTGGTCGAGGACAGTTCCGATCCGCCCGCCCGGTTGGGGCTGAATCCGAAGGTGCACCGCAGCGAGGCCGTGCCCGAAGCGCCCTCCACCTTGATCACCGTGCTGTCGAGGGCCTCGTGGGAGGCCCAGCTCGCGCGCAGCGAGACGGAGACCCCGTCCTCGGTGACCAGGAAACCGCGCGCGGTGTCCTCCACGTCGCCGCCGGACGTGGACTTCGCGTCCTCGTGCCGCCAGGAGGCGCCGTGCGAGGCGGCCGCGATGAAGTCGTCGGAGACGGACCCGACGACCTCCTCGTACTCGGCGGGGCCGATCAGCGGCGACACCGTGTCCAGCAGGTGCCAGCCGAGGTCGACCAGTGCGCCGCCGCCCGACAGCTGGCTCTGGGTGAACCAGCCGCCGGCGTCCGGGACGCCCCGGGCGCGGACCCAGGAGATGTCGATGTGCCGCAGCGGCCCCAGCCCGGCCGCGGCCTCGCGCAGCGCCATCACGTCGGCGCGGTAGCGGGCCGCGCTGCCGGCCAGCAGGACGGCTCCACCGGCGAGTTCGGCGGCGGCGAGTTCGTCCGCCTCGGCCGAGTTCAGGCAGACCGGCTTCTCGAGGAAGACCGGGATGCCGCGCTCCAGCAGCCGG contains these protein-coding regions:
- a CDS encoding Gfo/Idh/MocA family protein, producing the protein MSSPLRVAVVGLGWAGRSIWLSRLAAHPAFEVTAVVDPSPIAAEIAAETGPGVLALSGIDELTPALADLAVVAVPNHLHAKVACRLLERGIPVFLEKPVCLNSAEADELAAAELAGGAVLLAGSAARYRADVMALREAAAGLGPLRHIDISWVRARGVPDAGGWFTQSQLSGGGALVDLGWHLLDTVSPLIGPAEYEEVVGSVSDDFIAAASHGASWRHEDAKSTSGGDVEDTARGFLVTEDGVSVSLRASWASHEALDSTVIKVEGASGTASLRCTFGFSPNRAGGSELSSTRAGESAPIAFDEEPIGAEYDRQLDALPALLADPASRGKAVEDTRRTIAVIERIYTSARRARPRRQELASAR